A stretch of Microbulbifer bruguierae DNA encodes these proteins:
- the nqrM gene encoding (Na+)-NQR maturation NqrM — translation MTIYILAFIIVLLVITGMALGAIVQNKPLKGSCGGLNKIGMKKDCDICGGDDQECEKEQERQRKAALAKASAPDLAYDATAKTKQK, via the coding sequence GTGACTATTTATATTCTTGCATTCATTATTGTGCTTCTGGTGATTACCGGCATGGCGCTGGGTGCCATTGTGCAGAACAAGCCGCTCAAGGGTTCCTGTGGCGGCCTGAACAAGATCGGCATGAAAAAAGATTGCGATATCTGTGGTGGTGATGACCAGGAGTGTGAAAAAGAGCAGGAGCGTCAGCGCAAGGCTGCCCTGGCGAAAGCGTCCGCTCCTGATCTCGCCTACGACGCTACCGCCAAAACCAAGCAAAAGTAA
- the nqrF gene encoding NADH:ubiquinone reductase (Na(+)-transporting) subunit F, producing MELTDIYFGVGMFTVIVLALVAIILVARSRLVNTGDVNILVNGEKTLTVPAGGKLLQTLAANNLFLASACGGGGSCAQCVCVIEEGGGDMLPTEAAHFTPREAKEGKRLSCQVAVKQDMKIEVPEEVFGVKQWECTVESNPNVATFIKELTLKLPEGENVDFRAGGYVQLEAPPHHVKFSDFDIEKEYRGDWEHFGFFNLESKVTEPVVRAYSMANYPEEKGVVKFNIRIATPPPRTEGIPPGQMSSYVFNLKPGDKMRVYGPFGEFFAKDTDNEMVFIGGGAGMAPMRSHIFDQLKRLHSTRKISFWYGARSLREMFYEDDYNGLQDEFDNFKWHIALSDPQPEDNWTGYTGFIHNVVYENYLKDHPAPEDCEYYMCGPPMMNAAVINMLKNLGVEDENILLDDFGG from the coding sequence ATGGAATTAACGGATATTTATTTTGGCGTAGGCATGTTCACCGTGATCGTGCTGGCGCTGGTGGCCATCATTCTGGTTGCCCGCTCCCGCCTGGTGAACACCGGTGACGTCAACATCCTGGTGAATGGTGAGAAGACTCTCACCGTACCGGCCGGTGGCAAACTGTTGCAGACCCTGGCTGCCAACAACCTGTTCCTGGCTTCCGCCTGTGGTGGCGGTGGCTCCTGCGCACAGTGTGTGTGTGTGATTGAAGAGGGTGGTGGCGATATGCTGCCGACCGAAGCTGCGCACTTCACACCCCGTGAAGCGAAGGAAGGCAAGCGCCTTTCCTGTCAGGTCGCCGTCAAGCAGGATATGAAAATCGAAGTGCCTGAAGAGGTGTTTGGTGTGAAACAGTGGGAGTGCACTGTGGAATCCAACCCGAACGTGGCCACGTTCATTAAAGAGCTGACCCTGAAGCTGCCGGAAGGCGAAAACGTAGACTTCCGCGCTGGTGGTTACGTTCAGCTGGAAGCGCCGCCCCACCACGTGAAATTTTCCGATTTCGATATCGAAAAAGAGTACCGCGGCGACTGGGAGCACTTCGGCTTCTTCAACCTGGAGTCCAAGGTTACCGAGCCGGTGGTTCGCGCCTACTCCATGGCCAACTACCCGGAAGAGAAGGGCGTTGTTAAGTTCAACATCCGTATCGCCACTCCGCCGCCGCGCACCGAGGGCATTCCCCCGGGCCAGATGTCTTCCTACGTCTTCAACCTGAAGCCAGGTGACAAGATGCGTGTGTACGGTCCTTTCGGTGAGTTCTTCGCCAAGGATACCGACAACGAAATGGTCTTCATCGGTGGTGGTGCCGGTATGGCGCCGATGCGCTCGCACATCTTTGACCAGTTGAAGCGTCTGCACTCCACGCGCAAGATCAGCTTCTGGTACGGTGCGCGCTCTCTGCGCGAGATGTTCTACGAAGACGATTACAACGGTCTGCAGGACGAGTTCGACAACTTTAAGTGGCACATTGCGCTGTCCGATCCGCAGCCCGAAGACAACTGGACCGGTTACACAGGTTTCATCCACAACGTGGTGTATGAAAACTACCTGAAGGACCACCCGGCGCCGGAAGACTGTGAGTACTACATGTGTGGACCGCCCATGATGAACGCGGCGGTAATCAACATGCTGAAGAATCTGGGCGTTGAGGATGAAAACATCCTGCTCGACGACTTCGGTGGCTGA
- a CDS encoding thioesterase family protein gives MTEPSYSEFRQMIEGTFESVPFVREVGLQLHQVDFEKQTLSAIFARKPQLIGNHYHNILHGGVIATALDQVGGFTAMVAAYQRMGGAMDWEEKIQRLMRLGTVDMRVDYLKPGRGEHFLCSGSILRVGNKLVVTRMELHNDTEELIATGTATFLY, from the coding sequence GTGACGGAGCCATCCTATTCAGAATTCCGGCAGATGATCGAGGGAACCTTTGAATCGGTTCCCTTTGTCCGGGAAGTCGGTTTGCAGTTGCACCAGGTGGATTTTGAGAAACAGACACTGTCGGCGATCTTTGCGCGCAAGCCCCAGCTGATTGGCAATCACTACCACAACATATTGCATGGTGGTGTTATCGCCACCGCACTGGATCAGGTTGGTGGGTTTACCGCGATGGTGGCGGCCTATCAGCGTATGGGTGGGGCGATGGATTGGGAGGAGAAGATTCAGCGGCTGATGCGCCTGGGCACCGTGGATATGCGGGTGGATTACCTCAAGCCGGGCCGCGGCGAACATTTTCTCTGTTCGGGTTCGATTCTGAGAGTGGGCAACAAGCTGGTTGTTACCCGGATGGAGTTGCACAACGATACGGAAGAGCTGATTGCAACCGGTACCGCAACATTTCTGTACTGA
- a CDS encoding DUF2062 domain-containing protein, with the protein MPKSVIRRWLPTPEQVRANSGLKILGTLLHDPNLFHLNRHSVSVAFAVGIFTSFLPLPGQMLIAALLALWFRCNLPLSMALVWISNPVTMPAIFYSTYKLGAWLLGTPHTDFRIELSWEWLTEEVGKIWLPLFSGSLICGIFFATAAYFSMQAVWRWHVIKRWKARLEQRKT; encoded by the coding sequence ATGCCTAAAAGTGTTATCAGGCGCTGGCTGCCAACTCCCGAACAGGTCCGAGCCAATAGTGGCCTCAAGATACTCGGTACGCTGCTGCACGACCCAAACCTGTTCCACCTGAATCGTCACTCGGTTTCCGTGGCGTTTGCGGTGGGAATCTTCACCAGTTTCCTTCCCCTGCCCGGCCAGATGCTGATTGCAGCGCTGCTGGCACTCTGGTTTCGCTGCAACCTGCCACTCTCCATGGCACTGGTCTGGATCAGTAACCCGGTCACCATGCCGGCCATTTTTTACAGCACGTACAAACTCGGCGCCTGGTTGCTCGGCACCCCACACACGGATTTCAGGATCGAATTGTCGTGGGAATGGTTGACGGAAGAAGTGGGAAAAATCTGGCTGCCGCTGTTTTCCGGCTCGCTGATCTGCGGAATATTTTTCGCCACTGCGGCGTATTTCTCGATGCAGGCGGTGTGGCGATGGCATGTGATAAAGCGCTGGAAAGCCCGCCTGGAGCAGCGCAAGACGTAA
- a CDS encoding lipoprotein-releasing ABC transporter permease subunit, producing the protein MIKPVPLFIGLRYVAARRRQQFISFINGFSLLGMALGVLALIVVTSVMNGFDRELKTRILSVVPHGFVVSEGGLEDWPQAAQTLHQQPHVVAASPFVRGFALLGANNQSQGVEFQGVDPKALRDVSAVGEHMLMGSLDALEPRSYHIVLGRILARQLGVIPGDSVILTLPEVVITPAGIFPRTKRFTVAGVFSVGAQVDQNMALMHLDDAARLLRMPGRVQGLQLKFDDMNNALGRVEGYATALGEGFSGEDWSHSQGSLFQAVKMEKTVVTLMLMIIVAVAAFNIVSALVLMVADKRSDIAVLRTLGLTSRQIMAVFVVQGSAIGIIGALIGGLLGTLIALNLTDLVSWVENVVGMKIFDPRVFFVSFLPSEFRTGDAVMVLSAAVIMSLLATLFPAWRAAQIAPAEALRYE; encoded by the coding sequence ATGATAAAACCAGTTCCCCTATTTATCGGCCTCCGCTACGTGGCCGCCCGCCGTCGGCAGCAGTTTATCTCCTTTATCAACGGGTTCTCCCTGCTGGGTATGGCACTGGGGGTACTGGCACTGATTGTGGTGACTTCAGTCATGAACGGCTTCGACCGTGAACTGAAAACCCGGATTCTTTCCGTAGTACCCCACGGCTTTGTGGTTTCGGAAGGTGGGCTTGAAGACTGGCCGCAAGCGGCGCAGACGTTGCACCAGCAGCCCCACGTCGTTGCCGCCAGTCCGTTTGTGCGCGGTTTTGCCCTGCTGGGCGCCAACAACCAGTCCCAGGGGGTCGAGTTCCAGGGCGTTGATCCGAAAGCGCTGCGGGACGTATCCGCCGTCGGCGAGCATATGCTGATGGGCAGCCTGGATGCGCTCGAACCGCGCAGCTACCACATCGTCCTCGGCCGTATTCTCGCCCGTCAGCTGGGTGTCATTCCCGGCGACAGCGTTATTCTCACCCTCCCAGAAGTGGTCATTACCCCCGCTGGTATATTCCCCCGAACCAAACGTTTTACCGTGGCCGGTGTGTTTTCCGTGGGCGCGCAGGTAGACCAGAATATGGCACTGATGCACCTGGACGACGCCGCGCGTCTGTTGCGTATGCCTGGCCGGGTACAGGGACTGCAGCTCAAATTTGACGATATGAACAACGCGCTGGGAAGAGTAGAGGGCTACGCCACCGCCCTCGGCGAGGGATTCAGCGGTGAAGACTGGAGTCACTCCCAGGGCAGCCTGTTCCAGGCGGTGAAAATGGAAAAGACCGTTGTCACCCTGATGCTGATGATTATCGTCGCCGTGGCCGCGTTCAATATTGTTTCGGCGCTGGTACTGATGGTTGCTGACAAGCGCTCGGATATCGCGGTGCTGCGCACCCTCGGCCTGACCTCGCGACAGATCATGGCGGTGTTTGTAGTGCAGGGCAGTGCCATCGGCATTATCGGCGCGCTGATTGGCGGCCTGCTGGGAACCCTGATTGCACTGAATCTTACCGATCTCGTCTCCTGGGTTGAAAACGTGGTCGGGATGAAAATATTTGATCCGCGGGTATTTTTTGTCAGCTTCCTGCCGTCCGAATTTCGCACCGGCGATGCCGTGATGGTATTGAGTGCCGCGGTGATCATGAGCCTGCTGGCCACACTGTTTCCGGCCTGGCGCGCGGCCCAAATCGCACCGGCAGAAGCACTGCGTTACGAATAA
- a CDS encoding alpha/beta hydrolase, whose translation MRLTHFFSTAGLLVGTIFFALSLTPSLIPREGVVQGSISGLSFAAGYAVGVFLHWLWRYLELRTPGEGLRRVLRWVIGTFCVLLALAFLWQAAGWQNSVRALMGLEEAPGVRPLTIAVVAALVFLFLLLIAKLFRRLFYFFSNKLQRRVPRRIATFLGLAGAFILFWAVFNDVVLSAALHKVDGIYQRLDAKVMPDMAVPRDPLKAGSRESLLRWQDMGHQGRRYLALGPSAEDIAEVTGEAKEPIRVYVGLNAAETPAQRATLALEELKRVGGFDRPYLILITPTGTGWVDPGAINAIEYLLHGDVASVAAQYSYLPSPIALMTEDAYGRETAEAAFQSVYGYWKTLPRERRPKLYLFGLSLGALNSDRSFDFYDIIDDPFQGALWAGPPFRSDTWRQVTAERDAGSPAWLPQFGDGAVVRFGNHFGGYQQGKAPWGDFRIAYLQHGSDPIVFFDPSAAYRQPAWMQSPRAQDVSPDLQWYPIVTMLQLGMDMHAGIAPMGFGHSYAPADYVHAWYQLVAPPGWDEKKLGRLKEKLLKWNPR comes from the coding sequence ATGCGGCTTACGCACTTTTTCTCGACGGCAGGACTGCTGGTCGGCACTATTTTTTTTGCGCTCTCCCTCACTCCATCTCTGATTCCTCGCGAGGGCGTGGTACAGGGGAGCATATCGGGGCTTTCCTTCGCGGCCGGCTACGCGGTTGGCGTCTTTCTGCACTGGCTGTGGCGGTATCTCGAATTGCGCACTCCCGGGGAAGGGTTGCGGCGTGTTTTGCGCTGGGTAATCGGGACCTTCTGCGTGCTACTTGCGCTCGCGTTCCTGTGGCAGGCTGCTGGCTGGCAGAACAGTGTGCGTGCGCTCATGGGGCTTGAAGAGGCGCCGGGAGTAAGGCCGTTAACGATTGCCGTGGTGGCGGCACTGGTATTCCTGTTTTTGCTGCTGATCGCAAAATTGTTCCGGAGACTGTTTTACTTTTTTTCCAACAAGCTGCAGCGTCGGGTGCCCAGGCGTATTGCAACATTTCTGGGGCTCGCCGGGGCCTTTATCCTGTTCTGGGCGGTGTTCAATGATGTGGTCTTGTCCGCGGCCCTGCACAAGGTCGACGGGATTTATCAGCGCCTGGACGCCAAGGTCATGCCGGATATGGCGGTCCCCAGGGATCCACTAAAGGCGGGCAGTCGCGAGTCGCTGTTGCGCTGGCAGGATATGGGGCACCAGGGTCGGCGATATCTGGCGCTTGGCCCCAGTGCGGAAGATATCGCGGAAGTCACTGGCGAGGCCAAAGAGCCTATCCGGGTTTACGTAGGGCTCAATGCGGCGGAGACACCGGCGCAGCGGGCCACATTGGCGCTGGAGGAGCTCAAGCGGGTAGGGGGGTTTGATCGTCCGTATTTGATCCTGATTACCCCCACGGGTACCGGCTGGGTGGACCCGGGAGCGATTAATGCCATTGAATACCTGCTTCATGGCGACGTGGCCAGCGTTGCTGCGCAGTATTCCTACCTGCCGAGTCCGATTGCGCTGATGACGGAAGATGCCTATGGGCGGGAAACCGCCGAGGCCGCATTTCAATCTGTCTACGGTTACTGGAAAACGCTGCCCCGGGAACGGCGCCCGAAGCTCTATCTGTTCGGGTTGAGCCTGGGAGCGCTCAATTCCGATCGTTCCTTTGATTTCTACGACATTATCGACGACCCCTTTCAGGGTGCACTCTGGGCGGGTCCGCCGTTTCGCAGCGACACCTGGCGCCAGGTGACCGCCGAGCGGGATGCCGGGTCTCCCGCCTGGCTGCCGCAATTCGGCGACGGTGCGGTGGTGCGCTTTGGCAACCATTTTGGTGGCTATCAACAGGGCAAAGCACCCTGGGGTGATTTTCGTATCGCTTATCTACAGCATGGCAGCGACCCGATAGTGTTCTTTGATCCCAGTGCGGCCTACCGGCAGCCGGCCTGGATGCAATCCCCGCGCGCGCAGGATGTATCGCCGGATCTGCAGTGGTACCCGATCGTGACCATGCTGCAGCTGGGCATGGACATGCACGCCGGTATTGCGCCCATGGGATTCGGTCACAGCTATGCGCCGGCGGACTATGTGCACGCGTGGTATCAGCTGGTGGCACCACCGGGGTGGGATGAGAAAAAGCTCGGGCGGTTGAAGGAAAAGTTGCTCAAATGGAATCCCCGCTGA
- a CDS encoding FAD:protein FMN transferase: MAPRFLRNFVSALAVLLLLSLVGGCSQEKTVWKLTGPTMGTSYHITVVDVPAGVSRAELQSAVDRELAAVNQEMSTYIPDSELMRVNRGPVSVPVTLSPSLALVIRQALEIYRSSHGAFDVTVGPLVNLWGFGPNPEPETIPDAAQIDALRAQIGSDALRIDGLQLTRTRPVQIDLSAIAKGHGVDRVADLLVQKGVHNFLVEVGGELRTAGISPAGQVWRIGIERPSAGQVVQKPIQVSGKGIATSGDYRNYYERDGKRYAHTIDPRTGRPVEHRLASVTVIAETCAMADGYATALNVMGAEAALKLAEEQQLAVFLLVKTDSGFEEHASSAFQPYLESQGR, encoded by the coding sequence GTGGCCCCCCGCTTTTTACGGAACTTCGTTTCCGCTCTGGCGGTTTTGCTGCTGCTTTCCCTTGTTGGGGGCTGCAGTCAGGAAAAAACCGTCTGGAAACTTACCGGCCCCACCATGGGAACCAGCTACCACATCACGGTGGTGGATGTGCCCGCGGGGGTAAGTCGGGCAGAATTACAGTCTGCGGTCGATCGTGAGCTGGCGGCGGTAAACCAGGAAATGTCCACCTACATTCCCGATTCCGAACTGATGCGCGTTAACCGCGGGCCAGTGTCAGTGCCGGTTACCCTGTCGCCCAGCCTGGCACTGGTTATTCGCCAGGCGCTGGAAATTTATCGCAGCAGCCATGGGGCCTTCGATGTAACCGTCGGCCCCCTGGTCAATTTGTGGGGATTTGGCCCGAATCCAGAGCCTGAGACGATCCCGGATGCCGCGCAAATCGATGCATTGCGCGCGCAGATTGGCTCGGATGCGCTGCGCATTGATGGACTGCAGCTGACCAGAACTCGCCCGGTACAGATTGACCTGTCGGCCATCGCCAAAGGCCACGGTGTGGATCGCGTGGCGGATCTGTTGGTCCAAAAGGGTGTGCACAACTTTCTGGTGGAAGTTGGGGGGGAGTTGCGTACCGCCGGAATAAGCCCCGCGGGACAGGTCTGGCGCATTGGGATCGAGCGCCCATCTGCCGGACAGGTGGTGCAGAAGCCGATTCAGGTCAGTGGTAAAGGGATCGCCACCTCCGGGGATTACCGCAATTACTACGAACGCGATGGCAAGCGCTACGCCCACACCATCGACCCGCGTACCGGTCGTCCGGTAGAGCACCGGTTGGCGTCGGTTACGGTCATTGCAGAAACCTGTGCAATGGCCGATGGCTACGCCACCGCGCTCAATGTGATGGGTGCCGAGGCGGCGTTAAAATTGGCGGAAGAACAGCAGCTGGCAGTATTCCTGCTGGTAAAAACCGATTCCGGGTTTGAAGAGCACGCCAGCAGTGCTTTCCAGCCCTATCTTGAGAGTCAGGGGAGGTAA
- a CDS encoding GntR family transcriptional regulator, protein MDPTTVEADTATETPKSARGSQSLADRLFFSLRKEIVEGNMPAGSKISEPELARRFDASRGSLREALMRLESLGLLERRVNVGARVVELSERGLLELYDVREALEGMACRLAAQNRSEEDLVELRQMLSRHEQQEELQKGTAYFQPEGDFDFHFRIVQASNNDLLIDTLCNKLYYRVRMYRYQLGMASPRAHRAFREHSHIIDAIEAGDGELAEILMRRHIRASRSNIENKLSRQN, encoded by the coding sequence TTGGACCCGACTACTGTGGAAGCGGATACAGCGACCGAGACGCCCAAAAGTGCCCGTGGCTCCCAGAGCCTGGCCGATCGCCTGTTCTTTTCCCTGCGCAAGGAAATTGTTGAAGGGAACATGCCTGCCGGCAGCAAGATCAGCGAGCCGGAACTGGCCCGCCGTTTTGACGCCAGCCGTGGCAGTTTGCGCGAAGCCCTGATGCGCCTCGAATCCCTCGGTCTGTTGGAGCGGCGGGTAAACGTTGGCGCGCGTGTGGTCGAGCTCAGCGAGCGCGGCCTGCTGGAACTCTACGACGTGCGCGAAGCGCTCGAAGGCATGGCCTGCCGTTTGGCCGCGCAGAACCGCTCCGAGGAAGATCTTGTGGAGTTGCGCCAGATGCTGTCGCGACACGAACAGCAGGAAGAACTGCAAAAAGGCACCGCCTACTTCCAGCCGGAAGGGGACTTCGATTTCCACTTCCGCATCGTGCAGGCCTCCAATAACGACCTGCTGATCGACACCCTCTGCAACAAACTCTATTACCGCGTGCGCATGTACCGCTACCAGCTGGGTATGGCGAGCCCGCGCGCGCATCGTGCCTTTCGTGAGCACAGCCACATCATCGACGCCATCGAAGCGGGCGATGGAGAACTGGCAGAAATCCTGATGCGCCGCCATATCCGCGCGTCGCGCAGCAATATCGAAAACAAACTTTCCCGACAGAATTAA
- a CDS encoding lipoprotein-releasing ABC transporter permease subunit yields MFRPLPAYIGLRYAGAQRSGQDSAGLVSFISGLSTIGLILGVALMIVVMSVMNGFDRELRERILGIMPHATVYNASPDIDWTAIRGEVAAMPGVTAAAEVWQVNGLAKNGLDVSPLLVQGINPETIINVSTIQEFLQPGSFAALTSDAAEPGIILGKGIADKLDIAVGEQLSVIVPQSGDSETGGRAAAQLAGFKVVDIFHSGTALDHSLALVDWQQAKALSGGAGGAGVQMRVENMLKSFVVFQQLLRQLPVEGFYGNDWTGTHGNLYQAIQMSRNLVGLLVFLIIAIAAFNVVSTLVMVVIDKHGDIAILRTMGASTREILLTFVSQGALVGLVGVLLGGLLGVIGSLVVTDLVSGLESLFGIQFLKSDVYPVDYLPSQLEWGDVALVMGAGFLLSLIATLYPALQASRVQPAAALRQDY; encoded by the coding sequence ATGTTTAGACCGCTTCCCGCCTATATCGGCCTGCGTTACGCCGGCGCGCAGCGCAGCGGGCAGGATTCCGCCGGGCTGGTGTCGTTTATTTCCGGCCTGTCCACCATTGGCCTGATTCTCGGGGTCGCCCTGATGATCGTGGTGATGTCGGTGATGAACGGTTTCGACCGCGAGTTACGCGAGCGAATCCTCGGCATCATGCCCCACGCCACCGTGTATAACGCCAGCCCGGATATCGACTGGACGGCAATAAGAGGTGAAGTGGCAGCCATGCCCGGGGTCACCGCCGCCGCGGAAGTGTGGCAGGTCAACGGCCTGGCGAAAAACGGTCTCGACGTAAGCCCGTTGCTGGTACAGGGCATAAACCCCGAAACCATCATCAATGTGTCGACAATTCAGGAATTTCTGCAGCCCGGAAGTTTTGCTGCGCTCACCAGCGACGCCGCCGAGCCCGGTATCATTCTCGGCAAAGGTATTGCCGACAAGCTGGATATCGCGGTGGGAGAGCAGCTTTCGGTGATCGTGCCACAGAGCGGTGACTCGGAAACCGGCGGTCGCGCGGCCGCGCAGCTGGCAGGGTTCAAGGTCGTGGATATTTTCCACTCCGGCACCGCGCTGGATCACTCCCTCGCCCTTGTGGACTGGCAGCAGGCGAAAGCGCTGTCCGGAGGCGCCGGTGGTGCCGGTGTGCAGATGCGGGTTGAGAATATGCTGAAGTCCTTTGTGGTGTTTCAGCAGCTGCTGCGCCAGCTTCCGGTAGAGGGCTTTTATGGCAATGACTGGACCGGAACCCACGGCAATCTCTACCAGGCCATTCAGATGTCCCGTAATCTGGTGGGGCTACTGGTTTTCCTGATTATCGCCATCGCCGCCTTCAATGTGGTTTCCACCCTGGTGATGGTGGTGATCGACAAGCATGGCGATATCGCCATTCTCCGCACCATGGGCGCCAGCACCCGGGAAATTCTGCTGACCTTTGTCAGTCAGGGGGCATTGGTGGGGCTGGTCGGCGTATTGCTGGGTGGCCTGCTGGGCGTGATTGGATCCCTGGTGGTGACCGACCTGGTGTCCGGGCTCGAATCCCTGTTTGGAATCCAGTTCCTGAAGTCGGATGTCTATCCGGTGGACTATCTGCCGTCACAGCTGGAGTGGGGTGATGTTGCGCTGGTGATGGGGGCAGGATTTCTGCTAAGCCTTATCGCCACCCTTTATCCCGCACTACAGGCCAGTCGCGTACAGCCTGCGGCCGCTCTGCGCCAAGACTACTAA
- the sthA gene encoding Si-specific NAD(P)(+) transhydrogenase, producing MADSKYDLVVIGSGPAGEAAAMSAAKKGLRVAVIERSSSVGGNCTHKGTIPSKALRHSVKQLMRYNTQSVFRALGEPRRLTFPQVMQTVNKVISYQVEMHTSFYARNRVDLITGEAQFRDANSVVVQLVDGAREIITSKKFVVATGSRPYRPADVDFDHPRIYDSDTILDMEHTPQAIIIYGAGVIGCEYASIFAALGMKVDLINSRDHLLEFLDDEISDALSYHLRDMGVTVRHREEYARVVGTDRGVTMEMQSGKRISADALLWCNGRSGNTSKLGLENIGLEANHRGQLAVDEHYCTSVENVFAVGDVIGWPSLASASYDQGRAVAAAVVGRGHRVIEDAPTGIYTLPEISSVGKTESELTKAKVPYEVGRALFKHTARAQISGERVGMLKILFHIETHEILGIHCFGAEAAEIVHIGQAIMKQPAPNNTIDFFVNTTFNYPTMAEAYRSAALDGLNRVMRL from the coding sequence ATGGCAGATTCCAAGTACGATCTGGTAGTAATCGGTTCTGGCCCCGCAGGGGAGGCTGCGGCCATGAGCGCGGCCAAAAAGGGCCTGCGTGTGGCCGTGATCGAGCGCAGCTCCTCAGTTGGCGGTAACTGTACCCACAAGGGCACCATTCCCTCCAAGGCGCTGCGCCATTCGGTAAAGCAGCTGATGCGCTACAACACCCAAAGCGTGTTTCGCGCTCTGGGCGAGCCGCGCCGACTGACATTTCCGCAAGTCATGCAGACGGTCAACAAGGTCATTTCCTATCAGGTGGAAATGCACACCAGTTTTTATGCGCGCAACCGCGTCGATCTGATTACCGGCGAAGCGCAGTTCCGGGATGCCAACAGTGTCGTGGTGCAACTGGTCGACGGTGCCAGGGAAATCATCACTTCGAAAAAATTCGTTGTCGCCACCGGGTCGCGTCCCTATCGCCCGGCGGATGTGGACTTCGATCACCCGCGCATTTACGACAGCGACACCATTCTGGATATGGAGCACACCCCTCAGGCGATCATCATCTATGGTGCCGGGGTAATCGGTTGCGAATACGCCTCTATCTTTGCCGCACTGGGAATGAAGGTGGACCTGATCAACAGCCGTGACCACCTGCTTGAATTCCTCGACGACGAAATCTCTGATGCGCTGAGCTACCACCTGCGGGACATGGGTGTGACCGTCCGTCACCGGGAGGAATATGCCAGGGTGGTCGGTACCGACCGTGGGGTAACCATGGAAATGCAGTCCGGCAAACGTATCTCTGCGGATGCGCTGTTGTGGTGTAACGGCCGTTCCGGTAACACCAGCAAGCTCGGACTGGAAAACATCGGCCTGGAAGCCAACCACCGCGGTCAGCTGGCGGTCGATGAGCACTACTGCACGTCAGTGGAAAATGTCTTTGCGGTGGGCGATGTCATCGGCTGGCCGAGTCTCGCCAGTGCATCCTACGATCAGGGCCGGGCGGTAGCCGCAGCCGTCGTCGGTCGCGGTCACCGTGTCATCGAAGATGCGCCTACCGGTATTTACACCCTGCCGGAGATTTCTTCTGTCGGCAAAACAGAATCCGAACTCACCAAAGCCAAGGTGCCTTACGAAGTAGGGCGTGCGCTGTTCAAACACACCGCGCGTGCGCAGATTTCCGGTGAGCGCGTCGGCATGCTGAAAATCCTGTTTCACATCGAGACCCATGAAATTCTGGGGATTCATTGTTTCGGCGCAGAAGCCGCGGAAATCGTGCACATCGGTCAGGCGATCATGAAACAGCCCGCGCCGAACAACACCATCGATTTCTTCGTGAATACCACCTTCAACTACCCGACCATGGCAGAGGCGTATCGCAGTGCTGCACTGGATGGCCTGAACCGGGTAATGCGACTGTGA
- the lolD gene encoding lipoprotein-releasing ABC transporter ATP-binding protein LolD, which yields MNSQVEIKPEEALSPPSAEIVLACHQLRKLYKQGNNELEVLRGVELQVPKGERLAIVGASGSGKSTLLNLLGGLDTPTTGEVWVAGQNLATLNANERGWLRNSSLGFVYQFHHLLNEFTALENVAMPLLIGKQSVSDARAQAREMLEAVGLGQRLEHKPAQLSGGERQRVAIARALVARPACVLMDEPTGNLDRATAKEIHKLMDRLNQETGISFVIVTHDPDLAGALDRCLHLEDGQLVQGWQQGDGV from the coding sequence ATGAACAGCCAAGTGGAAATCAAACCGGAAGAGGCGCTCTCGCCGCCGTCCGCAGAAATCGTGCTGGCCTGTCACCAGCTGCGCAAACTCTACAAGCAGGGCAATAACGAGCTGGAGGTATTGCGCGGCGTCGAACTGCAGGTGCCGAAAGGCGAGCGCCTGGCGATCGTCGGTGCCTCTGGTTCCGGCAAGTCCACGCTGCTGAACCTGTTGGGTGGCCTGGATACGCCAACCACCGGCGAGGTATGGGTGGCCGGCCAGAATCTCGCCACCCTCAATGCCAACGAGCGGGGCTGGCTGCGCAATTCCAGTCTCGGTTTTGTTTATCAGTTTCATCACCTTTTGAATGAATTCACCGCACTGGAAAATGTTGCCATGCCGCTGCTGATCGGCAAGCAGTCAGTGAGCGATGCCCGTGCCCAGGCCCGGGAAATGCTCGAGGCCGTCGGCCTCGGTCAGCGTCTGGAACACAAACCGGCGCAGCTGTCCGGTGGCGAACGCCAGCGCGTGGCCATCGCGCGGGCACTGGTTGCGCGCCCGGCGTGTGTACTGATGGACGAACCCACCGGCAACCTGGACCGCGCGACGGCGAAGGAGATCCACAAGCTGATGGATCGCCTGAATCAGGAAACCGGTATCAGTTTTGTCATTGTTACGCACGATCCCGATCTCGCCGGTGCCCTCGACCGCTGTCTGCACCTGGAAGACGGGCAGCTGGTGCAAGGCTGGCAGCAGGGCGATGGTGTTTAA